A window from Sphingobacterium hotanense encodes these proteins:
- a CDS encoding TonB-dependent receptor — MRLFLLIVFNLLCLFSFAQTTILKGKIMDGNDNFSLPGATLKISDGNRFTVSDVNGNFEFLNLPAGTYTLTVDYLGYEHYSQSVTVRAGQEPIEVLLSSASRSIDEVQVMGDLARGQAKALNQQKNNSNISNIISSDQVGRFPDQNIGDALKRVPGITMQNDQGEARNIIVRGLSPELNSVTLNGDRIPSAEGDNRNVQMDLIPSDMISTIEVNKTLTPDMDADAIGGSVNLITRAIPNRQRISATLGGGYSPVREKGIYNGSVIYGNRFMDNKMGLVLSGTLQSNDFGSNNIEAEWKKDDNGNAFMKEMQIRKYDVHRIRRSVSAAWDFDFNARNRIALNAMYNWRDDLENRFAVSYKDMEWNADKNTYVGKLTRQTKGGISNDRNKGKRLERQDVLNFSMTGEHLLTSKLDFDWAASYSRAAEYRPNERYVAYELKKAELGQDVSNTYLPFVNDKYSDYSQLSFKNVTENENNTNEDEFGAKVNFRFPLSVIAGQKGRLRFGARVRLKSKDRDNNFFEYKPNAAFGAMTTHPLQVWDAKNWDQGERYAAGGFVSKDYLGGLDLNDKSKFTQEAKPDEYLAVNYHAKERIVAEYVRWDQNITERTAVILGLRIEHTSIDYTGNNVLEEEELVGEIRNKNSYTNFLPSINVKHNFNDNFILRAAATTGLARPNYYALAPYVNTLVDDKELFAGNPNLKATYATNFDLMLENYFQNVGIISGGVFYKNMKNFIYMYNDQSFNTQGFSTAFPDLKNPIAAGDTWQFSQFRNGDKVDVYGFEVAFQRQLDFLPGKFLKGFGIYTNYTYTGSKAKGIAGEDGVLREGLGLPRTAPHMFNGSLSWENNKFSARVSANYTAAYLDEIGKNAFTDAYYDKQFFLDANASYKVTKQFRIFAETNNLTNQPLRYYQGQENLMQQLEYYKPRYNLGVKFDL, encoded by the coding sequence ATGAGATTATTTTTACTAATTGTATTTAATTTATTGTGTTTGTTTTCATTCGCACAGACTACCATCTTAAAAGGTAAGATCATGGATGGAAATGACAACTTTTCGCTTCCGGGAGCTACTTTAAAGATATCGGATGGCAATCGATTTACTGTATCAGATGTCAATGGTAACTTCGAGTTTTTAAATCTTCCTGCAGGTACTTACACCCTAACGGTTGATTATTTAGGTTATGAACATTATTCGCAGTCGGTTACTGTTAGAGCGGGCCAGGAGCCCATTGAAGTTCTATTGTCATCAGCTTCGCGTAGCATAGATGAAGTGCAGGTGATGGGCGACTTAGCCAGAGGGCAAGCGAAGGCTTTGAACCAACAAAAGAACAACAGCAATATTTCGAACATCATTTCTTCAGATCAAGTGGGTCGTTTCCCTGATCAGAATATTGGTGATGCTTTGAAACGTGTTCCGGGTATCACAATGCAGAATGACCAAGGTGAAGCACGTAACATTATTGTACGCGGCTTATCACCGGAATTGAATTCCGTTACGTTGAATGGCGACCGCATCCCTTCCGCAGAAGGTGACAACCGCAACGTACAGATGGATTTAATTCCATCGGACATGATCTCGACTATTGAAGTCAACAAGACGTTAACACCTGATATGGACGCTGATGCAATTGGCGGTAGCGTGAATTTGATTACTCGTGCTATCCCAAATAGACAACGTATTTCGGCAACTTTGGGCGGCGGATACTCGCCGGTTCGTGAGAAGGGAATCTACAATGGTTCGGTGATTTATGGTAACCGTTTTATGGATAATAAAATGGGATTGGTATTGAGCGGAACGCTTCAGAGCAATGACTTCGGATCGAACAACATCGAGGCAGAATGGAAGAAAGATGACAACGGCAATGCATTTATGAAAGAAATGCAGATCCGTAAATACGATGTACACAGAATTCGTAGATCTGTATCTGCAGCATGGGATTTTGACTTCAATGCTAGAAACCGTATTGCTTTAAACGCGATGTACAACTGGCGTGACGACTTAGAAAACCGCTTTGCTGTTTCGTATAAAGACATGGAATGGAATGCTGATAAAAATACTTACGTTGGTAAATTGACGCGCCAAACAAAGGGCGGTATTAGCAATGACAGGAACAAAGGGAAACGTCTAGAACGTCAGGATGTATTGAACTTCTCCATGACCGGTGAGCATTTATTAACTTCCAAACTGGATTTCGATTGGGCGGCTTCCTATTCTAGAGCGGCGGAATACCGTCCGAATGAGCGCTATGTTGCTTATGAATTGAAGAAAGCTGAATTGGGACAGGACGTATCAAATACCTACCTTCCATTCGTTAATGACAAATATTCGGATTATTCGCAGCTTAGCTTTAAAAATGTTACCGAAAATGAGAATAACACAAATGAAGATGAGTTCGGTGCGAAAGTAAACTTCCGTTTTCCTTTATCAGTTATCGCTGGACAGAAGGGCCGTCTTCGCTTTGGTGCTCGCGTAAGATTGAAATCTAAGGATCGCGATAATAATTTCTTCGAGTATAAACCGAACGCTGCGTTTGGTGCTATGACGACCCATCCATTACAAGTGTGGGACGCTAAGAACTGGGATCAAGGCGAAAGATATGCAGCTGGTGGCTTTGTGAGCAAAGATTACTTAGGCGGATTAGACTTGAACGACAAATCTAAATTTACGCAAGAAGCTAAACCAGATGAGTATTTAGCGGTTAATTATCATGCTAAGGAGCGTATCGTTGCGGAATACGTACGTTGGGATCAAAACATTACTGAGCGCACAGCTGTGATCTTAGGTCTTCGTATCGAGCATACGAGCATTGATTACACCGGTAATAACGTTCTTGAAGAAGAGGAATTAGTTGGTGAAATCCGCAATAAGAATAGCTACACGAATTTCCTTCCTAGTATCAACGTGAAGCACAACTTCAATGATAACTTTATTTTGCGCGCAGCAGCGACCACAGGTTTGGCTCGTCCGAATTACTATGCGCTCGCTCCATACGTGAACACTTTAGTGGATGATAAAGAGTTGTTTGCTGGTAACCCGAATTTGAAGGCTACATACGCAACTAACTTCGATTTAATGTTGGAGAACTACTTCCAAAATGTGGGTATTATCTCCGGAGGGGTTTTCTATAAGAATATGAAGAACTTCATTTACATGTACAATGATCAAAGCTTCAATACCCAGGGTTTCAGCACGGCATTCCCAGACTTAAAGAACCCGATTGCAGCTGGCGACACTTGGCAATTCTCGCAGTTCAGAAACGGTGATAAAGTAGATGTATATGGATTTGAAGTTGCTTTCCAACGCCAATTAGACTTTTTACCAGGTAAGTTCTTAAAAGGATTCGGTATATACACAAACTATACCTACACAGGTTCAAAAGCAAAAGGAATTGCAGGAGAAGATGGGGTATTGCGTGAAGGGTTAGGTCTTCCTCGTACAGCGCCACATATGTTCAACGGTTCATTATCGTGGGAGAACAACAAATTCTCAGCACGAGTGTCAGCTAACTATACAGCGGCGTACTTAGATGAAATCGGCAAGAATGCTTTTACGGATGCTTACTACGACAAGCAATTCTTCTTAGATGCAAATGCTTCTTACAAAGTGACTAAGCAATTCCGCATCTTCGCAGAGACTAACAACTTAACAAACCAACCATTGCGTTACTACCAAGGTCAGGAGAATTTGATGCAACAGTTGGAATATTACAAGCCTCGTTACAACTTAGGTGTTAAATTCGATTTATAG
- a CDS encoding DUF819 family protein, translating into MQISTPEAEPLISNTTVVFGLLMTILGLVFYSSSLSNKYVKGFYNIIPPLLLCYFLPGLLNSFGVIDGENSPLTSIGSRYFLPACLILFIVNLDLKEMWALRKRAGLMFITGTVGILLGGPLAVYLTSLVAPEVVGGAGPDEVWRGLGALAGSWIGGSANQVALKEILKPSPNLFSSIIAVDVFVAYIWMAFLLYGASKADKFNAFFKADASDVEHLKEKMDAKAKANSRIPETKDLMLMIAIAFGGTGLATFLAEPLAAFMKTNYPHLETFSLTSDFFWIVFFATIIGIAMSFTPAKKLEFAGASKVGTVLLYALITTIGMQMNILAILDNPGLFIVGILWMAFHALLLFIVGKLFKVPFFYFAVGSMANVGGVASASVTSAAFHPSLISVGVILSVFSYAIGTYAGWLTAILMQMGSPI; encoded by the coding sequence ATGCAAATTTCTACCCCTGAAGCAGAACCGCTAATCAGCAACACGACCGTAGTATTTGGATTGTTGATGACGATATTAGGACTTGTGTTTTACAGTTCTAGCTTATCTAACAAATACGTTAAAGGATTCTACAACATTATCCCTCCGCTGTTGCTGTGCTATTTTCTTCCGGGTCTATTGAATTCATTTGGCGTAATTGATGGCGAAAACTCGCCGCTAACATCAATCGGTAGTCGCTATTTCCTTCCGGCTTGTTTGATCCTATTTATCGTCAACTTAGATCTGAAGGAGATGTGGGCGCTAAGAAAGCGTGCAGGATTGATGTTCATCACGGGAACCGTGGGTATTCTACTCGGAGGGCCATTAGCGGTTTACTTAACGTCTTTGGTAGCTCCTGAAGTAGTTGGAGGCGCAGGCCCCGACGAGGTATGGCGCGGACTCGGAGCACTTGCAGGCTCATGGATCGGAGGATCGGCCAATCAAGTGGCATTAAAAGAAATACTGAAACCCTCACCGAATCTATTCTCATCCATCATTGCCGTGGATGTATTCGTTGCCTATATCTGGATGGCGTTTCTTTTATATGGTGCGAGCAAGGCGGATAAGTTCAATGCATTTTTCAAAGCAGACGCCAGCGATGTGGAACATTTGAAAGAGAAAATGGACGCCAAAGCAAAAGCGAACAGCCGCATTCCGGAAACGAAGGATTTGATGCTCATGATTGCAATCGCTTTTGGTGGTACAGGTCTGGCAACTTTTCTTGCAGAGCCACTTGCTGCATTTATGAAAACAAACTATCCGCATCTGGAGACATTTTCATTAACGAGCGATTTCTTTTGGATTGTGTTCTTCGCTACTATTATAGGTATTGCGATGTCCTTTACACCGGCGAAAAAACTAGAGTTTGCTGGAGCGTCGAAGGTTGGAACGGTCCTATTGTATGCATTGATCACCACGATTGGTATGCAGATGAACATTCTTGCGATCTTAGATAACCCTGGGCTATTTATTGTCGGAATTTTATGGATGGCATTTCATGCATTGCTGCTATTTATTGTAGGCAAACTTTTCAAAGTGCCATTCTTCTACTTTGCAGTGGGAAGTATGGCAAACGTTGGCGGCGTTGCTTCTGCATCGGTTACTTCCGCAGCATTCCATCCTTCGCTTATATCTGTAGGCGTTATTCTATCGGTGTTTAGTTATGCTATCGGAACTTATGCAGGTTGGCTGACCGCTATATTGATGCAGATGGGTTCTCCAATTTAG
- a CDS encoding Gfo/Idh/MocA family protein: MGKIRILVVGCGNMGASHALAYHEMDGFEIVGLVSRGDSKNKLNEKLEADYPLYNEFEEALSVTQPDAVCISTYPDTHEEYAVKSLEAGAHVFIEKPLADTVAGAQRVIDAAIKANKKLVVGYILRHHPSWMKFIEVAKTMGSPLVMRMNLNQQSHGYMWDVHRNLMKSLSPIVDCGVHYIDVMCQMTEAKPVSVSAIGARLTDDIAADNYNYGQLQIRFDNGSVGWYEAGWGPMVSETAFFVKDVIGPKGCVSIVAKEASKAGNSDSIDAHSKAESLKVHYADIDVKNEFTRADEWIDLADEPDHQELCNREQRFFLKAIQEDLDLSKSMQDALNSLQIAVACDESVKTGQTVQL, translated from the coding sequence ATGGGAAAAATAAGAATCCTCGTTGTAGGATGTGGAAATATGGGCGCATCTCATGCGCTTGCTTATCATGAAATGGACGGATTTGAAATCGTAGGGCTGGTGTCCAGAGGCGATTCAAAGAATAAACTGAACGAAAAACTAGAAGCAGACTATCCGCTTTATAATGAGTTCGAGGAGGCCCTATCGGTCACTCAGCCTGATGCGGTATGTATCTCTACCTATCCGGATACGCATGAAGAATATGCAGTCAAGTCGTTGGAGGCTGGCGCGCATGTGTTTATCGAGAAACCATTGGCAGACACTGTCGCAGGCGCTCAACGCGTGATCGATGCTGCCATTAAAGCTAATAAAAAATTAGTCGTAGGATATATTCTGCGTCATCACCCGTCTTGGATGAAGTTTATCGAAGTTGCGAAGACGATGGGTAGCCCCTTGGTTATGCGTATGAACCTTAATCAGCAGAGCCATGGTTATATGTGGGATGTTCATCGCAATTTGATGAAGAGCTTAAGTCCGATTGTCGACTGTGGCGTACATTATATCGACGTGATGTGCCAGATGACCGAAGCAAAACCAGTTTCTGTTTCGGCGATCGGCGCACGCTTAACGGATGATATTGCAGCAGACAATTACAACTACGGACAGTTGCAGATTCGTTTTGATAACGGCAGTGTAGGTTGGTATGAAGCAGGATGGGGACCGATGGTCAGCGAGACTGCGTTTTTCGTCAAAGATGTGATCGGTCCAAAAGGATGTGTATCTATCGTTGCAAAGGAGGCCAGCAAAGCGGGCAACTCAGACTCTATTGATGCGCACTCGAAAGCGGAGTCGCTGAAAGTTCATTATGCAGATATCGACGTAAAGAACGAATTTACACGAGCAGATGAATGGATAGACCTAGCCGACGAGCCAGACCATCAGGAGCTTTGCAATCGCGAACAGCGATTCTTCCTGAAAGCAATTCAAGAGGATCTAGATTTATCGAAATCCATGCAGGATGCATTGAATAGCTTGCAGATCGCGGTCGCTTGTGATGAGTCTGTAAAGACCGGGCAAACCGTTCAGCTATAG
- a CDS encoding Gfo/Idh/MocA family protein codes for MDRRNFLKSSGVLLGTSTLDLPTPQFELKKKIKVGLIGCGGRGTGAAFQALQADPDAELVALADIFPDQIETALAALKEGHKDKVKVDESRQYVGFEAYKKLIASDVDVVLLASPPCFRPDHLAEAVKKGKHIFCEKPMAVDIPGVHSVRESVKLAKEKKLNIVAGFCFRYSVPNRELAKLVHAGSIGDIYGLSTFRLGGELTQKPRQASWTDLQDQLRNWFYYQRYSGDIIVEQTIHSIDFMSWMLGDKLPKTVSGTGGRQSKPWTEFGNVYDHFAIEFDYGDGLKGFHFGRQQNGTQNRNSVEAIGTKGNLQVGMLSSYAIHGQNPWKFQGKMNNMYQTQHDELFAAIRNKQVINDGDTMADSTMLAIWAREAAYTGKAITLDEIMNSTKTYGPNSEGYSWDMEIDNARIPRPGHTS; via the coding sequence ATGGACCGTAGGAATTTTCTCAAAAGTAGCGGTGTGCTACTAGGAACCTCTACACTAGACCTTCCAACTCCACAATTTGAACTTAAGAAAAAAATAAAAGTTGGCCTTATCGGTTGTGGCGGTAGGGGAACAGGCGCTGCCTTTCAAGCATTGCAGGCCGATCCGGACGCTGAGCTTGTTGCCTTAGCAGACATCTTTCCCGATCAAATCGAAACAGCCTTAGCGGCGCTCAAAGAAGGGCACAAAGATAAGGTCAAAGTCGATGAATCGCGTCAATACGTAGGATTCGAAGCTTATAAAAAGCTAATCGCAAGCGATGTGGACGTCGTTTTGCTGGCGTCGCCACCTTGTTTCCGCCCTGACCATCTAGCCGAGGCTGTCAAGAAGGGCAAGCATATCTTCTGTGAAAAGCCTATGGCGGTGGATATCCCAGGAGTACACTCCGTACGCGAGAGCGTCAAGCTTGCAAAAGAAAAGAAATTGAATATCGTAGCAGGATTCTGCTTCCGTTATTCCGTTCCAAATCGTGAACTGGCAAAACTTGTGCACGCCGGTAGTATCGGTGATATCTACGGGTTGAGCACCTTCCGCTTAGGGGGTGAATTGACACAAAAACCTAGACAAGCATCTTGGACAGATCTTCAAGATCAGCTCCGCAATTGGTTCTACTACCAGCGCTATTCTGGAGATATTATCGTGGAGCAGACCATACATAGCATCGACTTCATGTCATGGATGTTGGGCGATAAATTGCCGAAGACAGTATCCGGAACCGGTGGCCGCCAGAGCAAACCTTGGACCGAATTTGGAAACGTATATGACCATTTTGCTATCGAGTTCGATTATGGCGACGGATTAAAGGGCTTCCACTTCGGAAGACAACAAAACGGCACGCAGAACCGAAATTCAGTAGAAGCAATCGGAACAAAAGGAAATCTTCAGGTAGGAATGCTGAGCAGCTATGCTATACATGGACAGAACCCTTGGAAATTTCAGGGCAAGATGAACAATATGTATCAGACACAGCACGATGAGCTCTTTGCGGCCATCCGCAATAAACAGGTCATCAACGATGGCGACACGATGGCGGATTCGACTATGCTTGCCATTTGGGCCCGAGAAGCTGCCTATACAGGTAAGGCGATTACCTTAGATGAAATCATGAACTCGACCAAGACCTATGGACCTAATTCAGAAGGGTACAGTTGGGATATGGAGATCGACAATGCACGAATTCCAAGACCAGGACATACGAGTTAA
- a CDS encoding 7-carboxy-7-deazaguanine synthase QueE: protein MSNQVPEDGTMLPLMEEFYTIQGEGYHTGKAAYFIRLGGCDVGCHWCDVKESWDANLHPLTSTEQIVENALKHPAKTVVITGGEPLLYNLTYLTQKLHEAGIQIFLETSGAYPLTGYWDWICLSPKKFKGPRQDVLAAAGELKVIVFNKSDFQWAEDHAKFVGKNCKLYLQPEWSKAAEMTLLIIDYVKDNPKWEISLQTHKYLNIP, encoded by the coding sequence ATGTCAAATCAAGTTCCGGAAGATGGCACCATGCTTCCTTTAATGGAAGAATTCTACACGATACAAGGCGAAGGATATCACACAGGAAAAGCGGCTTATTTTATCCGTTTGGGCGGTTGTGATGTAGGTTGTCATTGGTGCGATGTGAAGGAAAGTTGGGATGCAAACCTGCACCCTTTAACTTCCACGGAGCAAATTGTGGAGAATGCCTTGAAGCATCCTGCAAAGACGGTCGTTATCACCGGTGGCGAGCCTCTACTTTACAATCTGACTTATTTGACGCAAAAATTACACGAGGCAGGAATTCAAATATTTCTGGAAACTTCCGGTGCTTATCCATTAACGGGCTATTGGGATTGGATCTGTCTTTCACCAAAGAAATTCAAAGGTCCGCGTCAAGATGTCTTGGCTGCAGCCGGCGAATTGAAAGTAATTGTTTTTAACAAAAGTGACTTCCAATGGGCGGAAGACCATGCAAAATTTGTCGGAAAAAACTGTAAGCTCTACTTACAGCCGGAATGGTCAAAAGCAGCAGAAATGACCCTTTTGATTATTGATTATGTAAAAGATAATCCGAAATGGGAAATTTCTTTACAGACACATAAATACCTCAACATTCCTTAA
- a CDS encoding OmpA family protein — MQHMKLGFCLFILILFGFGNLAIAQVPSTNRKAQQAYQEAGKAISQNQFAQAISLLEKATKEDPTFATGFQTLGDIQRRLEQYEKAIAAYEQVLTLNPSLTGLTYFGLGEAYLGIGEYQQASKNLLSYKEQGNLSEKSQLLVDKYLADCAFSLQHINGTNTGLIALPASINTDKDEYYPKLTADNASIIFTRKENNQENFYESFLVDGKWTEAVKLPEPVNSARFNEGAHCISPDGKYLFFTGCNRPDGLGSCDLYVSKKEHDIWSEPFNLGPGINTRGWESQPAISADGKTLYFVSNRAGGQGSYDIWKAELEADGKWSAPQNLGPDINSPFDEGAPYLHADNKTLYFSSNGWPGFGKNDIYKSVIDKNGKWSKPENLGPAINNYLDQRSFHVSLDGSIAHLASQDNNRQWDIYSFTFQKEQQPPAIAYIAGLVFDKSNNKPLDASIRVTNTSSKEIVFEKKSDYIDGGFIAVLPIGANYAVHIQKEGYLFDSKQYALDKPEFANKRYQDSIFLEPIQSGAIATLRNIYFDVNKYEILPTSESELELLLGLLKANPKLQIEIAGHTDNTGNKAANQTLSENRAKAVSTWLISKGISAGRLSVKGYGDEKPIAPNTSEEGKQRNRRTEFIVK; from the coding sequence ATGCAGCATATGAAACTAGGCTTTTGTTTATTCATTCTAATACTTTTTGGTTTTGGGAATTTAGCCATTGCGCAGGTTCCTTCGACAAACCGAAAGGCACAGCAGGCTTATCAGGAAGCGGGAAAAGCGATCAGTCAAAACCAGTTCGCTCAGGCTATATCCCTCTTGGAAAAAGCAACCAAGGAGGATCCAACTTTTGCTACGGGCTTTCAGACTTTGGGCGACATACAGCGTCGTTTAGAACAATATGAGAAAGCCATAGCCGCCTATGAACAGGTCTTGACCCTAAACCCCTCGTTAACAGGACTCACCTACTTTGGTCTCGGCGAAGCCTATCTGGGTATCGGCGAGTATCAGCAAGCCAGCAAAAATCTATTGAGCTACAAGGAACAAGGAAACCTCTCTGAGAAAAGCCAACTGCTTGTAGACAAATATCTTGCAGATTGTGCTTTTTCGTTGCAGCATATCAATGGCACGAATACTGGTTTAATTGCGCTTCCAGCCAGCATCAATACCGATAAAGACGAATACTACCCCAAACTAACGGCGGATAATGCGAGCATTATTTTTACCCGCAAGGAGAATAATCAAGAGAATTTTTACGAAAGCTTTCTTGTCGATGGAAAATGGACGGAAGCGGTCAAACTGCCGGAACCCGTCAATTCTGCTCGTTTTAACGAGGGTGCGCATTGTATTTCACCCGACGGGAAATACCTGTTTTTTACGGGGTGTAACCGTCCCGATGGCTTGGGTAGTTGCGACCTGTACGTTTCAAAGAAAGAACATGATATTTGGAGCGAACCATTCAATTTGGGTCCGGGGATAAATACGCGAGGATGGGAATCACAACCTGCAATCTCTGCGGATGGGAAAACGCTTTACTTCGTGAGCAATCGAGCCGGCGGGCAGGGCAGTTATGATATTTGGAAAGCGGAATTAGAAGCGGATGGCAAATGGTCGGCACCACAAAATTTAGGACCCGACATCAACTCGCCTTTCGATGAGGGTGCCCCCTATCTGCATGCGGATAACAAAACATTGTATTTCTCTTCCAACGGCTGGCCGGGCTTCGGCAAAAACGACATCTACAAAAGCGTAATCGATAAGAACGGTAAATGGAGCAAGCCCGAAAATCTAGGCCCCGCCATCAATAATTACTTAGATCAGCGCAGTTTCCATGTCAGCTTGGACGGCAGCATTGCACACTTAGCCTCGCAGGATAATAACAGGCAATGGGATATTTATAGTTTTACATTCCAAAAAGAGCAACAGCCTCCCGCCATTGCCTATATTGCAGGTTTGGTTTTTGACAAGTCCAACAATAAACCATTAGACGCCAGCATTCGCGTAACCAATACGAGTAGCAAAGAAATCGTTTTTGAGAAAAAGAGCGATTATATAGACGGCGGTTTTATCGCGGTTTTACCTATAGGCGCGAACTATGCTGTACATATACAGAAAGAGGGGTATCTATTCGACTCGAAGCAATATGCATTGGATAAACCGGAGTTTGCAAATAAGCGGTACCAGGACAGTATTTTCTTAGAACCTATACAAAGCGGCGCCATTGCGACGCTCCGCAACATTTACTTCGATGTTAACAAATACGAGATCCTTCCAACTTCGGAAAGCGAATTGGAGCTGTTGTTAGGTCTACTCAAAGCAAACCCGAAATTACAGATTGAAATAGCCGGACATACGGATAATACAGGGAATAAAGCAGCTAATCAGACTTTATCGGAGAATCGGGCGAAAGCCGTTTCTACCTGGTTGATTTCGAAAGGTATTTCTGCTGGAAGATTGAGCGTGAAAGGTTATGGAGACGAAAAACCTATTGCGCCGAACACTTCAGAAGAAGGGAAACAACGCAATAGGCGTACAGAATTTATTGTGAAATAA
- a CDS encoding phytase, with product MKQSIIICGLAAAILSSCNSGDKLAAVAENAVKPTVITEVVPNDTDDPAIWVNPKDSSEVFVIGTDKHEKTGGLYLYDMEGKIVNQVTPLDRPNNVDIAYGFNLDGRIVDIAVVTERGTNKIRVFTLPDLKAIDNGGIPVFEGEKDRSPMGIALYTKADSTGNKIQAIVGRKTGESGRYLFQYDLIDNGGTVVGKKVREFGKFEGGKEIEAIAVDNQLGYIYYSDEGFGIHKYYADPAHGNQELAVFGKTDFKEDHEGIAIYQSSDSTGYILVSNQQNNSFNIYPREGVAGNPNQHQLITEVPVSAVECDGADAISLPIGSKFPKGMLVAMSNGMVFHYYDWQIFQDSINAKK from the coding sequence ATGAAACAATCAATCATAATATGCGGGCTCGCTGCAGCAATTCTTAGCTCTTGTAATTCGGGCGATAAGTTAGCTGCAGTAGCTGAAAATGCGGTGAAGCCTACGGTTATCACCGAGGTAGTACCTAACGATACGGATGACCCGGCGATCTGGGTAAACCCTAAAGATAGTTCCGAAGTATTTGTTATCGGAACAGACAAGCACGAGAAGACTGGCGGTCTATATCTATATGACATGGAGGGCAAGATCGTTAATCAAGTCACGCCATTGGATCGTCCAAATAATGTTGATATTGCTTATGGATTCAACCTGGATGGCAGAATCGTGGATATTGCCGTCGTTACAGAGCGTGGCACGAACAAGATCAGGGTATTTACATTGCCAGATCTTAAAGCAATCGATAATGGTGGAATCCCGGTATTCGAAGGAGAAAAAGATCGCTCGCCAATGGGAATCGCTTTGTACACGAAAGCGGATTCTACAGGCAACAAAATTCAAGCAATTGTTGGTAGAAAAACTGGAGAATCTGGAAGATACTTGTTCCAGTATGATCTAATTGATAATGGTGGAACGGTAGTTGGTAAAAAAGTGCGTGAGTTTGGTAAATTCGAGGGTGGTAAAGAAATCGAAGCTATCGCTGTGGATAACCAATTAGGGTATATCTATTACTCTGATGAAGGCTTTGGCATACATAAATACTATGCAGACCCTGCGCATGGAAATCAAGAGCTTGCTGTATTTGGTAAGACGGATTTCAAAGAAGACCATGAGGGTATTGCGATTTATCAATCTTCGGATAGCACTGGTTATATTTTAGTATCGAATCAGCAGAATAACTCTTTCAACATCTACCCAAGAGAAGGTGTTGCGGGGAATCCGAATCAGCATCAATTGATTACCGAAGTTCCGGTATCAGCAGTTGAATGTGACGGTGCGGATGCGATATCACTTCCTATAGGTAGTAAGTTTCCGAAAGGAATGTTGGTAGCAATGAGCAACGGAATGGTTTTTCATTATTATGACTGGCAGATCTTTCAAGATAGCATCAACGCAAAGAAATAG